Proteins from one Cryptomeria japonica chromosome 4, Sugi_1.0, whole genome shotgun sequence genomic window:
- the LOC131029458 gene encoding protein NRT1/ PTR FAMILY 7.3, protein MMKMERQNSNSIMDQITNCGMGKFVRNGFAKGKEHKGFGLGESRDERGESAYEGNEKAEQYQYTKDGTIDRFGRPAIKSKTGGWRAGGLVLVNQGLATLAFFGVGVNLVLFLTRVLQQSNASAANDVSKWTGTVYIFSLVGAFLSDAYWGRYRTCAVFQVIFVVGLVLLSLSSYLFLLKPAGCGDVNATCQKASTLEIGVFYMAIYLVALGNGGYQPSIATFGADQFDEEDPIEGASKVAFFSWFYLALNLGSLFSNTILGYFEDIGNWPFGFWMSAGSAALALIIFLAGTPSYRHFRAGGNPIPRVAQVFVAASRKWNVRAPSEGDKLFEMGKEGSAMTGRKILHSQEFRFLDKAATETESDITSAQPHNPWRLCPVTQVEEVKCVLRMLPIWLCTIIYSVVFTQMASLFVEQGAAMNTDAGGFHIPPAGMSMFDILSVAAWIFIYRRLLVPLAYKITGNPKGLTELQRMGVGLIIGMLAMLAAGVVEIYRLKYVSHPNGPSSLSIFWQIPQYGLIGASEVFMYVGQLEFFNGQAPDRLRSFGSALCMSSISLGNYVSSILVTIVMDITKKQNKPGWIPGNLNTGHMDRFYFLLAVLTAVDFVAYVMCARWYRCINLSKEVDKDEELQKI, encoded by the exons ATGATGAAGATGGAACGGCAAAATTCTAACAGTATCATGGACCAGATTACCAACTGTGGAATGGGAAAGTTTGTACGCAACGGTTTTGCAAAG GGGAAGGAGCATAAAGGTTTTGGGTTGGGAGAATCTCGTGATGAACGTGGAGAATCGGCATATGAAGGAAATGAGAAGGCAGAACAATATCAATACACAAAGGATGGAACAATTGACAGGTTTGGGAGACCTGCTATCAAAAGCAAAACTGGTGGCTGGAGAGCTGGTGGTTTGGTTTTGG TAAATCAAGGACTTGCTACACTTGCATTCTTCGGGGTGGGTGTGAATCTGGTTCTATTCTTGACAAGGGTGCTGCAGCAAAGCAATGCATCTGCAGCAAACGATGTAAGCAAGTGGACTGGAACAGTTTATATCTTCTCTCTGGTTGGGGCATTTCTCAGTGATGCCTATTGGGGTCGATATAGAACATGTGCCGTGTTTCAAGTCATCTTTGTGGTG GGTTTGGTGCTTTTGTCCTTAAGCTCATACTTATTCCTGCTCAAGCCAGCTGGTTGTGGAGATGTGAATGCAACATGCCAAAAGGCATCCACTCTAGAAATTGGAGTGTTTTACATGGCCATTTATCTTGTAGCTCTGGGGAATGGTGGGTACCAACCTTCCATTGCAACATTTGGAGCAGACCAATTTGATGAAGAAGATCCCATTGAAGGAGCCTCAAAAGTAGCCTTCTTCAGCTGGTTCTACTTGGCTCTTAATCTGGGTTCCTTGTTCTCTAATACCATACTTGGCTACTTCGAGGACATTGGCAATTGGCCTTTTGGATTCTGGATGTCTGCAGGGTCTGCTGCATTGGCTCTGATTATATTCCTTGCAGGAACACCATCTTACAGACATTTTAGGGCTGGAGGTAACCCCATACCTCGTGTAGCTCAAGTTTTTGTTGCTGCATCCAGGAAATGGAACGTAAGGGCTCCCTCAGAAGGTGACAAGCTTTTTGAGATGGGAAAAGAGGGGTCTGCAATGACAGGAAGGAAGATATTGCACAGCCAGGAATTCAG ATTTCTTGACAAAGCTGCAACTGAGACTGAAAGTGACATAACCTCAGCACAGCCACACAATCCATGGAGGCTCTGCCCAGTAACTCAAGTGGAGGAGGTCAAGTGCGTCTTGCGTATGCTGCCTATCTGGCTGTGCACAATCATCTACTCTGTGGTGTTCACTCAAATGGCCTCCTTGTTTGTAGAGCAGGGAGCTGCAATGAACACAGATGCAGGAGGCTTTCACATACCCCCTGCTGGCATGTCCATGTTTGACATCCTCAGTGTCGCAGCTTGGATATTTATCTACAGAAGGCTTCTGGTGCCTCTTGCTTACAAAATCACAGGTAATCCAAAGGGTTTGACAGAGCTTCAAAGAATGGGTGTGGGCCTAATAATTGGCATGCTTGCCATGTTAGCAGCTggtgttgttgagatatatagattGAAGTATGTTAGCCACCCTAATGGCCCAAGCTCTCTGAGCATATTCTGGCAAATTCCTCAATATGGTCTCATTGGTGCCTCAGAGGTGTTTATGTATGTGGGTCAGCTTGAGTTCTTCAATGGGCAGGCACCAGACAGACTCAGAAGCTTTGGAAGTGCACTGTGCATGTCATCTATATCCCTTGGCAATTATGTGAGCAGTATTCTGGTAACTATTGTAATGGACATCACAAAGAAGCAGAACAAGCCTGGTTGGATACCTGGAAATCTTAACACTGGTCACATGGATCGTTTCTACTTCTTACTGGCAGTCCTAACAGCAGTAGATTTTGTTGCCTATGTGATGTGTGCAAGATGGTACAGGTGTATCAATCTCTCTAAAGAGGTAGATAAAGATGAGGAACTCCAGAAAATATAA